A genomic segment from Helicobacter sp. NHP19-012 encodes:
- a CDS encoding TSUP family transporter, giving the protein MDLAWFVYVIVALTAFCAGLVDSIAGGGGLITLPTLLALGIPPHLALATNKLQSSFGSFTAMLNFCLKGMVSLKEVVFGVACVVVGASLGTSLILHLKADLLRLLIPIFLSLIFVYTLFSPKMGEGDKPAKLKPALFYGVFGVLLGFYDGFFGPGTGSFWTFALVSLLGFNLKKATAHTKVFNFTSNFISLSVFLIGGHVIWAVGLLMGVGQMLGAWVGSNLVVRKEVKFIRKVFLCVVGATILKLFWDFLH; this is encoded by the coding sequence ATGGATTTAGCATGGTTTGTGTATGTCATTGTGGCGTTGACGGCCTTTTGTGCGGGGCTGGTCGATTCGATCGCTGGGGGTGGGGGGCTCATCACGCTGCCCACGCTTTTGGCGTTGGGGATACCCCCCCATTTGGCTCTTGCCACGAATAAATTACAAAGCAGCTTTGGGAGTTTCACCGCCATGCTTAATTTCTGTTTAAAGGGCATGGTGTCTTTGAAAGAAGTGGTTTTTGGCGTGGCGTGTGTGGTGGTGGGGGCAAGTCTTGGTACAAGCCTCATCTTGCACCTCAAGGCGGATTTATTACGGCTACTCATCCCCATATTTCTCTCGCTCATCTTTGTTTATACCCTGTTCTCGCCTAAAATGGGCGAAGGGGACAAGCCGGCTAAACTCAAGCCCGCTTTGTTTTATGGCGTGTTTGGCGTGCTTTTGGGTTTTTATGACGGCTTTTTTGGACCGGGCACAGGCTCGTTTTGGACTTTTGCCTTAGTTTCGCTTTTAGGCTTTAATCTTAAAAAAGCCACCGCACACACAAAAGTGTTTAACTTCACAAGCAATTTTATTAGTTTAAGCGTGTTTTTGATCGGCGGGCATGTCATTTGGGCGGTGGGGCTGTTAATGGGCGTGGGGCAAATGCTGGGGGCTTGGGTGGGCTCTAATTTAGTGGTGCGTAAAGAAGTGAAGTTTATCCGCAAGGTGTTTTTATGCGTGGTGGGAGCGACCATTTTAAAGTTGTTTTGGGATTTTTTGCATTGA
- a CDS encoding 4Fe-4S binding protein: MDKKPLREIFKTQGKPFQVPLPYFNPQRADECVECVGGCMGACPEKIIFKEPGQVPHLDFSRSGCTFCGACFKACAECAGVLDESLGGINALALIDPDKCLGHQGVVCFACGDACKDKAIHFLGMFKPRVDLGVCTGCGFCVGVCPTEAILFIERSV; encoded by the coding sequence ATGGATAAAAAGCCCTTAAGAGAGATTTTTAAAACGCAGGGCAAACCCTTTCAAGTGCCCCTACCCTACTTTAACCCCCAAAGGGCAGATGAGTGCGTGGAGTGCGTGGGGGGGTGTATGGGGGCGTGCCCCGAAAAGATCATCTTTAAAGAGCCGGGGCAAGTGCCCCATTTGGACTTTTCTAGGAGTGGTTGCACCTTTTGTGGGGCATGTTTCAAGGCGTGTGCGGAGTGTGCAGGGGTGTTAGATGAGAGTTTAGGGGGGATAAATGCGCTAGCACTCATTGACCCCGATAAATGTCTAGGGCATCAAGGGGTGGTGTGCTTTGCGTGTGGCGATGCGTGTAAAGATAAAGCGATACACTTTTTGGGTATGTTTAAACCCCGTGTAGATTTGGGGGTTTGCACGGGGTGTGGGTTTTGTGTGGGGGTCTGCCCTACAGAGGCGATTTTATTTATAGAGAGGTCAGTATGA
- the gatA gene encoding Asp-tRNA(Asn)/Glu-tRNA(Gln) amidotransferase subunit GatA yields MVTLTQAMGLAPTELEELKKQIAKEVGKSDLNAYVRPPEQDGASGGGVPILIKDNINVKGWAITCASQILQGYIAPYHASVVERLHQNGMCAFGVANMDEFAMGSTSESSCYGAVKNPRDLSRVAGGSSGGCASAVAGGLAIAALGSDTGGSIRQPASYCGCVGLKPTYGRVSRYGLVAYSSSLDQIGPITQNVQDCALLLDAISGHDPKDSTSVKQNPLMTFKNLDPNKRFKIGVLEDYLDDADPCVQKAYFDTTKLLEDMGHEIVPQKMANGKFDTAAYYIISTAEACSNLARFDGVRYGRRASANNLKEIYTKSRTEGFGAEVKRRIMLGNFVLSSGYYEAYYQQAQKARVFIRQQYAKIFNEVDILLAPVAPSVAPKFNAHASPLEMYLSDIYTVGVNLAGLPAISLPVSKSVEGLPVGLQLVAPAFEEQRILDTAFGLEDALSLTFKGIACN; encoded by the coding sequence ATGGTAACACTCACGCAAGCTATGGGGTTAGCCCCCACTGAGTTAGAAGAGTTAAAAAAACAAATCGCCAAAGAAGTGGGAAAAAGCGATTTAAACGCCTATGTCCGCCCCCCAGAGCAAGATGGGGCGAGTGGGGGGGGGGTACCGATTCTCATTAAGGACAATATTAATGTCAAAGGGTGGGCGATCACTTGTGCGAGCCAAATTTTACAAGGCTACATCGCGCCTTACCACGCTAGCGTGGTGGAGAGATTGCACCAAAATGGCATGTGTGCCTTTGGGGTGGCAAACATGGATGAATTTGCGATGGGCAGCACCAGCGAGTCTAGTTGCTATGGGGCGGTGAAAAACCCTAGAGATTTAAGCCGTGTGGCCGGGGGCAGCTCAGGGGGCTGTGCGAGTGCGGTAGCGGGGGGCTTGGCAATAGCGGCTCTTGGTAGCGACACGGGCGGATCTATCCGCCAGCCAGCTAGTTATTGCGGCTGTGTGGGGCTTAAGCCCACTTATGGGCGGGTGAGCCGCTATGGGTTAGTGGCTTACAGCTCCAGTTTAGACCAAATCGGGCCTATTACACAGAATGTGCAAGATTGTGCCTTGCTCTTAGATGCCATCAGCGGACACGACCCCAAGGACTCTACCAGTGTTAAACAAAACCCCTTGATGACTTTTAAAAATTTAGACCCCAACAAACGCTTTAAAATCGGGGTGCTTGAAGATTATTTAGACGATGCCGACCCCTGCGTCCAAAAGGCTTACTTTGACACCACAAAGTTATTAGAGGATATGGGGCATGAGATTGTGCCCCAGAAAATGGCAAATGGCAAGTTTGACACGGCGGCTTATTACATCATCAGCACCGCGGAAGCGTGTTCTAATCTTGCCCGTTTTGATGGGGTGCGTTATGGGCGTAGAGCAAGCGCAAACAACTTAAAAGAGATTTACACCAAGAGCCGGACAGAAGGCTTTGGGGCTGAGGTGAAAAGGCGCATCATGCTAGGCAACTTTGTTTTAAGCAGCGGCTATTATGAGGCTTACTACCAACAAGCGCAAAAGGCACGGGTGTTTATCCGCCAGCAATACGCTAAAATTTTTAATGAAGTGGATATTCTTTTAGCCCCAGTCGCCCCCTCTGTTGCGCCCAAATTTAACGCCCATGCCAGCCCGCTAGAAATGTATCTCAGCGACATTTACACGGTGGGGGTGAATTTAGCAGGACTGCCGGCCATATCTCTGCCTGTGTCTAAGAGTGTGGAGGGCTTGCCTGTGGGCTTGCAATTAGTCGCTCCCGCCTTTGAAGAACAACGCATTTTAGACACCGCCTTTGGGCTTGAAGATGCGCTTAGCCTCACTTTTAAAGGCATTGCATGCAATTAG
- a CDS encoding exodeoxyribonuclease III — MRLISWNVNGLRACMQKGFKDFLEQSKADIFCVQETKMHPEQANFAFEGYYAFWNSAEKKGYSGVLTLSKEQPLDVSYGIGVTEHDLEGRVVVCEYPKFYLVNVYVPNAQRDLLRLPYRLEWEKAFRGFLSGLMARKGVLVCGDLNVAHNEIDLTNPQANRYNAGFSDPERQAFSTLLQKGFIDTYRHFYPEQREAYTWWSYIGQARERNVGWRIDYFLASCNLKDTLKNAHIYAQILGSDHCPVGLELHG; from the coding sequence ATGCGCTTAATTTCGTGGAATGTCAATGGTTTGAGAGCGTGCATGCAAAAGGGCTTTAAAGACTTTTTAGAGCAAAGCAAGGCGGACATTTTTTGCGTGCAGGAAACTAAAATGCACCCCGAGCAAGCCAACTTTGCCTTTGAGGGCTATTATGCCTTTTGGAACAGCGCAGAGAAAAAGGGGTATAGTGGGGTGCTCACCCTTAGCAAAGAACAACCCTTAGATGTAAGTTATGGAATCGGTGTAACCGAACACGATTTGGAGGGGCGGGTGGTGGTGTGCGAATACCCTAAGTTTTATTTGGTGAATGTCTATGTCCCCAACGCCCAAAGGGACTTGTTGCGTCTGCCTTACCGCCTAGAGTGGGAGAAGGCCTTTAGGGGGTTTTTAAGCGGTTTAATGGCACGAAAAGGGGTGCTGGTGTGTGGGGATTTAAATGTGGCACACAATGAGATCGATTTAACCAACCCGCAGGCAAACCGCTACAACGCCGGCTTTAGCGACCCTGAGAGGCAAGCTTTCAGCACGCTCTTACAAAAGGGCTTTATCGACACCTACCGCCACTTTTACCCCGAGCAAAGGGAGGCTTACACTTGGTGGAGCTACATAGGACAGGCAAGAGAACGCAATGTGGGCTGGCGCATTGACTACTTCTTAGCCTCTTGCAATTTAAAAGACACGCTTAAAAACGCCCACATTTACGCCCAAATCCTAGGCAGCGACCACTGCCCCGTGGGGTTAGAATTGCATGGATAA
- the guaB gene encoding IMP dehydrogenase: MQLVQKALTFEDVLLLPAFSEVLPKEVSVASKLSTHISLNIPFVSAAMDTVTEYQTAIAMARLGGIGIIHKNMDTQTQVEQIQKVKKSESGIIHDPIYIHAEASLAEAKEITDNYKISGVPVVDKEGKLIGILTNRDLRFEFDLTRLVGEVMTKAPLHTAHVGVSLEEAQAIMHKYRIEKLPIVDANNTLKGLITIKDIQKRIEYPQANKDHLGRLRVGAAIGVNQLDRARALAKAGADVLVLDSAHGHSLNVIKTLEALKKELEVDVVVGNVVTAQATKDLISAGANGVKVGIGPGSICTTRIVAGVGMPQISAIDNCYQEAKKHNIPLIADGGIKYSGDVAKALAVGAACVMIGSLIAGTEESPGDTLIYQGRQYKSYRGMGSIGAMTRGSSDRYFQEGLASEKLVPEGIEGRVPYRGKIADILYQLVGGLRSSMGYLGAKDIPTLTANAQFVEITAAGLKESHVHDVDITKEAPNYHA; this comes from the coding sequence ATGCAATTAGTCCAAAAAGCCTTAACCTTTGAAGATGTTCTGCTCTTGCCTGCTTTCTCTGAGGTGTTGCCAAAAGAAGTGAGTGTAGCCTCTAAACTTAGTACCCACATTTCTTTAAATATCCCCTTTGTGAGCGCAGCGATGGACACGGTTACTGAATACCAAACCGCTATTGCCATGGCACGCCTAGGCGGTATTGGCATTATCCACAAGAACATGGACACGCAAACACAAGTGGAGCAAATCCAAAAGGTCAAAAAGAGCGAGAGCGGGATCATCCACGATCCCATTTATATCCACGCTGAGGCAAGTTTGGCAGAGGCCAAAGAGATCACAGACAATTACAAAATCTCGGGCGTGCCCGTGGTGGATAAAGAGGGCAAACTCATAGGGATTTTAACGAATAGAGATTTGCGTTTTGAGTTTGATTTAACCCGCCTAGTGGGGGAGGTGATGACAAAAGCCCCCCTACACACCGCCCATGTGGGCGTGAGCCTAGAGGAGGCGCAGGCGATCATGCACAAATACCGCATTGAAAAGCTCCCCATTGTGGACGCCAACAACACCCTAAAGGGCCTCATCACCATTAAAGACATACAAAAACGCATTGAATACCCACAGGCCAACAAAGACCATTTGGGGCGTTTAAGGGTGGGTGCAGCCATAGGGGTGAATCAACTCGATCGGGCCCGGGCTTTAGCCAAAGCGGGGGCGGATGTGTTGGTGCTTGATAGCGCACATGGGCATTCGCTCAATGTGATCAAAACCCTAGAAGCCCTTAAAAAAGAGCTAGAAGTCGATGTGGTGGTGGGCAATGTGGTTACCGCCCAAGCCACTAAGGATTTAATCAGTGCGGGGGCTAATGGCGTGAAGGTGGGCATTGGACCGGGCAGCATTTGCACGACCCGCATTGTGGCAGGGGTGGGCATGCCCCAAATCAGCGCAATCGACAATTGCTACCAAGAGGCCAAGAAGCACAATATCCCCTTGATCGCCGATGGGGGGATCAAATACTCCGGTGATGTAGCTAAGGCTTTGGCGGTGGGGGCGGCGTGCGTGATGATCGGATCACTCATTGCCGGCACTGAAGAATCCCCGGGGGACACCTTAATCTATCAAGGGCGGCAGTATAAGAGCTATCGGGGGATGGGCAGCATTGGGGCGATGACACGGGGCAGCTCGGATCGCTACTTTCAAGAGGGTTTAGCGTCTGAAAAATTAGTGCCCGAGGGCATTGAGGGGCGTGTGCCTTATCGGGGTAAGATCGCCGACATCCTCTACCAGCTTGTGGGAGGCTTGCGATCGTCTATGGGCTATTTGGGGGCTAAAGACATCCCCACGCTCACGGCTAACGCCCAATTTGTAGAGATCACCGCCGCAGGGCTTAAAGAATCCCATGTCCATGATGTAGATATCACCAAAGAAGCCCCCAACTACCACGCTTAA